A genome region from Bifidobacterium coryneforme includes the following:
- the atpB gene encoding F0F1 ATP synthase subunit A: protein MLEAIGSGTISLAMATPSELPSVDDFLPPEILFQGTPFAMNRIILVRLVAMVVILLVLGITASRAKLIPSRWQGAVEWVIEFIRDSVVYDTLGEVRGKRYVPMITTIFLTVLVFNLCGIIPGMNIAATATITMPLVFALWTFCQYMITGIREQGFWGYFKTELFPAGVPWPLYIILTPIQLLEMIIVKPASLTIRLFANMVAGHLLVAVSLAFTQFYVIEATNKLLALAGVGWFALGFALTAFEIFVAALQAYIFAILSTVYISMSYPEED from the coding sequence ATGTTAGAGGCAATAGGGAGTGGGACAATCAGTCTGGCCATGGCCACGCCGAGCGAACTCCCTTCCGTTGACGATTTTCTGCCTCCGGAGATCCTTTTCCAGGGGACGCCATTCGCCATGAACCGGATCATTCTGGTCAGGCTTGTCGCCATGGTGGTCATTCTTCTGGTCCTGGGCATTACGGCTTCCCGGGCCAAACTGATTCCCTCGCGCTGGCAGGGGGCTGTCGAGTGGGTCATCGAGTTCATTCGCGACTCCGTGGTCTACGACACCCTGGGCGAGGTACGTGGCAAGCGCTACGTACCCATGATCACGACCATCTTCCTGACCGTCTTGGTGTTCAACCTCTGCGGCATCATTCCTGGCATGAACATCGCGGCCACGGCCACGATCACCATGCCCCTGGTGTTCGCGCTCTGGACCTTCTGCCAGTACATGATTACCGGCATCCGGGAGCAGGGGTTCTGGGGCTACTTCAAGACCGAGCTCTTCCCCGCCGGGGTGCCCTGGCCCCTGTACATCATTCTTACCCCCATCCAGTTGCTTGAGATGATCATCGTCAAGCCGGCCTCCCTGACCATCCGGCTTTTCGCCAACATGGTCGCCGGTCACCTCCTGGTGGCCGTCAGCCTGGCCTTCACCCAGTTCTACGTCATCGAGGCCACCAACAAGCTTCTCGCCCTGGCGGGCGTCGGCTGGTTCGCTCTGGGCTTTGCCCTGACGGCCTTCGAGATTTTCGTGGCTGCCCTGCAGGCCTATATTTTCGCCATCCTTTCAACGGTTTATATCTCCATGAGTTACCCCGAGGAGGACTGA
- a CDS encoding homoserine O-succinyltransferase, protein MPITVPTGLPARSILDSERIFALETHEAERQEMRPLRLVILNLMPKKVETETQLLRLISKSPLQVDVDFMKTSTHEATHTSQDHLVKFYENLDALRNNCYDGLIVTGAPVEQLEFEEVDYWDELTRILDWAGSHVFSTMYLCWGAMAALYHRYGVAKHLLDRKLFGVFPQYLQDEYCFITNGFDEISLQPHSRLAGVDEDRVWACPDLQVLTWGPQSGPGLICTQDFSEIFSLGHWEYDRATLAQEYRRDTDRGLCNVPFPTNYFPHDDPTLEPVFSWRAHANLLWRNWLNWVYETTPYDLAMVPALRAAGKLGTDRSIRHEPGAPRRDRYRPLETDGYGLVRGGFDKVNEEF, encoded by the coding sequence ATGCCTATCACCGTCCCCACCGGGTTGCCTGCCAGATCCATCCTGGATTCGGAGCGCATCTTTGCCCTGGAGACCCATGAGGCGGAGCGTCAGGAGATGCGCCCGCTCAGGCTGGTCATCCTCAACCTGATGCCCAAAAAGGTGGAGACCGAGACCCAGCTCCTGAGGCTGATTTCCAAGTCGCCCCTCCAGGTCGACGTCGACTTCATGAAGACCTCCACCCACGAGGCCACCCACACCAGCCAGGACCACCTGGTCAAGTTCTACGAGAACCTGGATGCGCTCCGGAACAACTGCTACGACGGCCTTATCGTAACCGGGGCACCGGTAGAGCAGCTGGAGTTCGAAGAGGTCGACTACTGGGATGAACTGACCCGTATCCTGGACTGGGCCGGTAGCCATGTCTTTTCGACCATGTACCTCTGCTGGGGTGCCATGGCCGCCCTCTACCACCGGTACGGCGTCGCCAAGCACCTCCTCGACCGTAAACTCTTTGGGGTCTTCCCCCAGTACCTTCAGGACGAGTACTGCTTCATCACCAACGGGTTTGACGAGATTTCCCTTCAACCCCACTCCCGCCTGGCCGGTGTGGACGAGGACCGGGTGTGGGCCTGCCCGGACCTGCAGGTGCTGACCTGGGGCCCCCAATCTGGTCCCGGCCTGATCTGCACCCAGGACTTTTCGGAGATATTCTCCCTGGGCCACTGGGAGTATGACCGCGCCACCCTGGCCCAGGAATATCGCCGCGATACGGATAGGGGGCTCTGCAATGTCCCCTTCCCGACCAACTACTTCCCCCACGACGACCCCACCCTGGAACCCGTCTTTTCATGGCGGGCCCACGCCAACCTCCTTTGGCGCAACTGGCTGAACTGGGTATATGAGACCACTCCCTACGACCTGGCCATGGTTCCGGCCCTGCGTGCGGCCGGCAAGTTGGGCACGGACCGGTCCATCAGGCACGAGCCGGGTGCGCCCCGTCGCGACCGGTACCGCCCCCTGGAAACTGATGGATACGGGCTGGTCAGGGGAGGCTTCGACAAGGTCAATGAAGAGTTTTAA
- a CDS encoding LPXTG cell wall anchor domain-containing protein, protein MKQRRQGPSPLALVIALVVMLVPLSPAMAGGGSGHAGGGAVGHGAFWQGWAYRDDDSGGFGGYTVASIDKAFGVMRIRDGANGTTARVKREALEEANRNCMGRFDQAHPDRVGQGNCRVTGVGVVVGMSDGQRVFDGVSMAQHSIWMDNWRRSVAVRPYSNRGVSYRTSQAFWDQPGDSLDGLAERYAGNERGISLVVLMLNDFEPRPADQPPTQADKQVELGTSADQMTNQTRITTNTGANGRELVFRDDFHPMGQRYTVGNQRVVDLTDGQDLSGRFDFNTVTGATPPANRAVAVWRGGDMPANHVWQWGLDVTVHQPTINILQDTGAVWWKGVTLEVEHPTPTRSFPTWAPNPDKSWVLRNPSTGQWRTVIDPERTNRTGADGHVFLDGDEVGAVVNATVDSGLIQAPDLLSLDDDWSAADYLVDQEGAEKVRVYEAKGVADGDGRYRQSSVSDISEHGVDVTDRFDITASGTTVRARAKSGYLARLQRMPNPLQVTMLVPFVVNFANGGGAAQVRQDMGKGPGEEVNFCAAMPAQPGGDGSLTNRGFQTVNGQTAETNRPGICAYLPPVRKDVVSESSQGGTQGSVDGKIVHPGQRLEYQLDSQPSLPASLAYPVKEITFTDTYDQWFRPDKQTLEMMDLAKGRPIPKSGYSTHWDDRLHLVRVSLKDAGLIGQWRASGNPRVQLRFEGVVDKAAPTDHRVDNQWVLTINNSLTPSNRVVNPPPKVNPVKRVVSSRDQTVSIDGRTLLQGDTGVYRITMDVSQSDLAYKVWRLGLVDDFDDEHLSIDPGHIRVMGSDGQDYTARFNIQIQGGVVYAFARTVDTFIPATGLTVNGDPQPADLAAYARRIGHSPLGEPSIDQSLLGRTYDLILPYRVIRVGRGQVLRNQGIQVLNDIRRKTNVVSNPLQPLNPTKDVVVAVGGRGSDGRSVYRDDSFLYRLDSSILPPGRAYPQVDQWRIEDQLVPAVDRFTGQWAVYASRDLYRGGKVLVHKGGQLAGSDFDASPLGGDLFTLASGSDGKVAITATATYLAMVSAMPDQEVGWRAYLQCRRLVTVDRHENRFTEYYQDKVIPSNAVWTRTPELTPGLHVEKFDKVSGYPDGDRDHPGQALPVAGDTDIVFRITNDSGKDPGAGGGALFRAKDLTLEDWTVNGGGRVIDFRYPQGWNDLILKPGQSVDVHGTLVGVSGHHTDRARVKGSPLTACPVDSPDSMPDQDGSLTRTAAAGGSEPVEGQILCADTEVESNLDDWNGTSSGLSATGAQVSLALVLLTISSFVGLVVLLVVRKRRK, encoded by the coding sequence ATGAAACAAAGAAGACAAGGCCCCAGTCCGCTGGCTTTGGTGATTGCCCTGGTGGTCATGCTGGTGCCGCTGTCGCCGGCCATGGCGGGAGGTGGGTCCGGGCATGCCGGAGGCGGCGCAGTGGGGCATGGCGCCTTTTGGCAGGGCTGGGCCTACCGTGACGATGATTCGGGAGGGTTTGGTGGTTATACGGTAGCCAGTATCGACAAGGCCTTTGGGGTCATGCGTATCAGGGACGGGGCGAATGGCACCACGGCCCGGGTCAAGCGGGAGGCCTTGGAGGAGGCCAACAGGAACTGCATGGGCAGATTTGACCAGGCCCATCCCGACAGGGTCGGTCAGGGGAACTGCCGGGTCACCGGCGTGGGCGTCGTTGTCGGCATGAGTGATGGGCAACGGGTCTTCGACGGGGTAAGCATGGCCCAGCACTCCATTTGGATGGACAACTGGCGACGGTCCGTGGCGGTCCGGCCATACAGCAACCGGGGTGTCTCCTACCGAACAAGCCAGGCTTTTTGGGACCAGCCCGGAGATTCGCTGGATGGATTGGCCGAGCGGTATGCCGGCAACGAGCGCGGCATCTCCCTGGTGGTGCTCATGCTTAACGACTTCGAACCCAGGCCGGCCGATCAACCGCCAACCCAGGCCGACAAGCAGGTCGAGCTGGGGACCAGTGCGGACCAGATGACGAATCAGACGCGGATTACCACCAATACAGGAGCCAACGGCCGTGAACTGGTTTTCCGAGACGACTTCCATCCCATGGGGCAGCGCTACACCGTCGGCAACCAAAGGGTGGTTGACCTGACGGATGGGCAGGACCTGAGCGGTCGCTTTGACTTCAACACCGTGACCGGGGCCACCCCACCCGCGAATCGTGCCGTGGCCGTTTGGCGGGGAGGTGACATGCCGGCGAACCATGTCTGGCAGTGGGGCCTGGATGTGACCGTGCACCAGCCGACCATCAATATCCTGCAGGATACGGGTGCTGTCTGGTGGAAGGGGGTAACCCTTGAGGTCGAGCATCCTACCCCGACACGGAGCTTCCCCACCTGGGCGCCCAACCCCGACAAGTCTTGGGTGCTCCGAAACCCTTCAACAGGCCAGTGGCGCACCGTCATCGATCCGGAACGCACCAACCGGACCGGAGCCGATGGTCATGTCTTTCTGGACGGTGACGAGGTCGGTGCCGTGGTCAACGCCACCGTGGATTCCGGCCTCATCCAGGCTCCCGACTTGCTTTCCTTGGATGACGACTGGTCCGCCGCCGACTATCTGGTTGATCAGGAAGGTGCCGAAAAGGTGCGGGTCTATGAGGCCAAAGGTGTAGCGGATGGTGATGGCCGTTACCGGCAGAGCAGCGTTTCGGACATCAGTGAGCATGGTGTTGACGTGACCGATCGGTTCGATATCACCGCTTCTGGAACGACGGTCAGAGCCAGGGCCAAGAGCGGTTACCTGGCGCGTTTGCAGAGGATGCCGAACCCCTTGCAGGTGACCATGCTGGTGCCGTTCGTCGTCAACTTCGCCAATGGTGGCGGGGCGGCGCAGGTCCGGCAGGATATGGGCAAGGGCCCGGGTGAAGAGGTGAACTTCTGTGCTGCCATGCCTGCCCAGCCAGGTGGGGACGGGTCCTTGACCAACAGGGGATTCCAGACCGTCAATGGGCAGACCGCTGAAACCAACCGTCCGGGTATCTGCGCCTACCTGCCTCCCGTCAGGAAGGACGTGGTCTCCGAGTCCAGCCAGGGAGGCACCCAGGGAAGTGTGGACGGAAAGATCGTCCATCCCGGCCAGCGACTGGAGTACCAGCTGGACTCACAACCCTCCCTTCCCGCAAGCCTGGCCTATCCGGTCAAGGAGATTACCTTCACCGACACCTACGACCAGTGGTTCAGACCGGACAAACAAACCCTTGAGATGATGGACCTTGCCAAGGGTAGGCCGATTCCCAAGAGCGGATACTCCACGCATTGGGACGATCGCCTGCACCTGGTCCGTGTTTCCCTGAAGGATGCGGGTCTGATTGGGCAGTGGCGGGCCTCGGGCAATCCCAGGGTCCAGCTTCGCTTCGAGGGAGTGGTGGATAAGGCGGCCCCGACCGATCATCGGGTGGACAACCAGTGGGTGCTCACCATCAATAACTCCCTGACCCCCTCGAATCGGGTCGTCAACCCGCCCCCGAAGGTCAACCCTGTCAAACGTGTTGTCAGCTCCCGCGATCAGACGGTCAGCATCGATGGGCGGACCCTTCTCCAGGGGGATACGGGGGTTTACCGGATAACCATGGATGTCAGCCAGTCCGACCTGGCATACAAGGTATGGAGACTTGGCCTGGTGGATGACTTCGACGATGAGCACCTCAGCATTGATCCGGGCCACATCCGGGTCATGGGATCAGACGGGCAGGACTATACCGCTCGGTTCAACATTCAGATTCAGGGTGGGGTTGTGTACGCCTTCGCCAGGACCGTCGACACCTTCATCCCGGCAACCGGCCTGACTGTAAATGGCGATCCGCAGCCCGCGGATCTGGCGGCCTATGCTCGCAGAATCGGGCATAGCCCTCTGGGTGAACCGTCCATCGACCAGTCCCTGCTCGGGCGCACCTATGATCTCATCCTGCCCTACCGGGTCATCAGGGTCGGGCGCGGACAGGTGCTGAGGAACCAGGGCATACAGGTGTTGAATGACATCAGGCGCAAGACCAACGTCGTCTCCAACCCCCTGCAACCCCTCAATCCGACCAAGGACGTTGTGGTGGCAGTGGGAGGCAGGGGCTCAGATGGCAGGAGCGTCTACCGTGACGATTCCTTCCTGTACAGGTTGGACTCAAGCATCCTTCCCCCAGGCAGGGCCTACCCCCAGGTGGACCAATGGCGGATTGAAGACCAACTGGTCCCTGCCGTGGATCGGTTTACGGGGCAGTGGGCCGTCTACGCCTCTCGGGACCTGTACCGGGGTGGCAAGGTTCTGGTTCATAAGGGTGGGCAACTGGCTGGTTCCGACTTTGATGCTTCGCCATTGGGCGGTGATCTCTTCACCCTGGCTTCGGGGTCGGATGGGAAGGTTGCGATTACCGCCACGGCAACATATCTGGCCATGGTTTCCGCCATGCCCGACCAGGAGGTGGGGTGGCGAGCCTACCTGCAGTGTCGTCGCCTGGTCACCGTCGATAGGCATGAGAACCGCTTCACCGAGTACTACCAGGACAAGGTGATTCCCTCCAATGCGGTGTGGACCAGGACGCCGGAGCTGACCCCAGGCCTGCATGTGGAGAAGTTCGACAAGGTCAGCGGGTATCCGGATGGCGATCGGGACCATCCCGGCCAGGCCCTGCCTGTCGCCGGTGATACGGATATTGTCTTCCGTATCACCAACGATTCCGGCAAGGATCCGGGTGCAGGAGGAGGTGCCCTTTTCCGGGCCAAGGATCTCACTCTGGAGGATTGGACGGTCAATGGCGGTGGCCGGGTCATTGACTTCAGGTATCCGCAAGGGTGGAATGACCTGATTCTCAAACCCGGACAGTCGGTGGACGTTCATGGAACCCTGGTGGGGGTGTCCGGACACCATACCGACAGGGCGAGGGTAAAGGGAAGTCCACTGACCGCCTGTCCGGTCGATTCTCCTGACTCCATGCCGGATCAGGACGGCTCCCTGACCCGGACGGCCGCAGCCGGAGGATCCGAGCCCGTCGAGGGGCAGATCCTGTGCGCAGACACCGAGGTTGAGTCCAACCTTGATGACTGGAATGGGACCTCGTCAGGCTTGTCGGCAACAGGTGCCCAGGTTTCCCTGGCCCTGGTCCTGCTCACCATCTCGTCCTTCGTCGGGTTGGTCGTCCTCCTTGTCGTCAGGAAGAGGCGGAAGTAG
- a CDS encoding inorganic diphosphatase — MAETFNVLVEIPRGSRNKYEVDHESGRIMLDRTLFTSMGYPDDYGYIEDTLGEDGDPLDALVMIPNSVFPGCIIECRAVGLYHMVDEAGGDDKVLCVPADVRFDDIKDIDDVSDFHKQEIKHFFEQYKALEPGKEVMPGDFWTNAEAAETEIKAARERLANQK, encoded by the coding sequence ATGGCAGAGACCTTCAACGTGCTGGTCGAGATTCCCCGCGGTTCGCGCAATAAGTACGAGGTGGACCACGAAAGCGGCCGCATCATGCTGGACCGTACCCTCTTCACCTCCATGGGCTACCCCGACGACTACGGCTACATCGAGGACACCCTGGGCGAGGACGGCGATCCGCTGGACGCGCTGGTCATGATTCCGAACTCCGTCTTCCCCGGCTGCATCATCGAGTGCCGCGCCGTTGGCCTGTACCACATGGTCGACGAGGCGGGCGGCGACGACAAGGTTCTCTGCGTGCCCGCCGATGTCCGCTTCGATGACATCAAGGACATCGACGATGTCTCCGACTTCCACAAGCAGGAGATCAAGCACTTCTTCGAGCAGTACAAGGCCCTGGAGCCCGGCAAGGAGGTCATGCCCGGCGACTTCTGGACCAATGCCGAGGCTGCCGAAACCGAGATCAAGGCCGCTCGCGAGCGCCTGGCCAACCAGAAGTAA
- a CDS encoding DUF3290 family protein, translating into MTFYTYTYLKGGQTDWRLIKIVIIVALALAFLFFLVMYARRKWDRKFKDLAIILGTLLLLAAAIQYSDFTNLRTASVQSGQLTVVIEKSAAKLDVDPRTISINDTSRNNDMIIKTPKGYYTLVFNSSGSEFLLEKADLYKPDITVIGE; encoded by the coding sequence ATGACCTTTTATACCTATACCTATCTCAAAGGGGGCCAGACCGACTGGCGGCTGATCAAGATCGTCATCATCGTCGCCCTGGCCCTGGCTTTCCTCTTCTTCCTGGTCATGTATGCCCGACGTAAGTGGGATCGGAAATTCAAGGACCTGGCCATCATCCTGGGCACCCTCCTCCTGCTGGCTGCCGCCATACAGTACAGCGACTTCACCAACCTGCGCACGGCCAGTGTCCAGAGCGGCCAGTTGACCGTCGTCATCGAGAAGTCGGCGGCCAAGCTGGACGTGGACCCCCGGACCATCAGCATCAACGACACCTCCAGGAACAACGACATGATCATCAAGACACCCAAGGGCTACTACACCCTGGTGTTCAACAGTTCCGGCTCGGAGTTCCTCCTGGAGAAGGCCGACCTTTACAAGCCCGACATCACCGTGATTGGAGAGTGA
- a CDS encoding DUF421 domain-containing protein codes for MDINFYVNVALKLIVGLLFITLLINVTGKGNLAPTSPMDQLQNYILGGIIGGVIYSNSISMAQYVVILLIWAALILLTRYAKTHIHIVGKYIDGEPVTIIKNGELLVRNCLKVNLTAKEVDFKLRTKGINDIRDVKRCIVEQNGGLTVISKEDQDVRYPVILDGRADPDVLDMMGKDEEWLMKSLNDKGIRKVSDVYMARYQNGKLYAVTYRDK; via the coding sequence ATGGATATCAATTTCTACGTCAACGTGGCCCTGAAGCTGATTGTCGGTCTTCTCTTCATCACCCTCCTGATCAACGTGACCGGCAAGGGGAACCTTGCCCCCACCTCACCCATGGACCAGTTGCAGAACTACATACTGGGCGGCATCATCGGCGGCGTGATCTACAGCAACTCCATTTCCATGGCCCAGTATGTCGTCATCCTGCTGATCTGGGCTGCGCTGATTCTGCTGACCAGGTATGCCAAGACCCACATCCACATCGTGGGGAAGTACATTGACGGGGAGCCGGTCACCATCATCAAAAACGGGGAACTCCTGGTCAGGAACTGCCTGAAGGTGAACCTGACCGCCAAGGAGGTTGATTTCAAGCTGCGGACCAAGGGAATCAACGATATCCGGGACGTCAAGCGATGCATCGTCGAGCAGAACGGCGGTTTGACGGTCATCTCCAAGGAGGATCAGGACGTGCGCTATCCGGTAATCCTGGACGGCCGTGCCGATCCCGATGTACTGGACATGATGGGCAAGGACGAGGAGTGGCTGATGAAGAGCCTGAACGACAAGGGGATCAGGAAGGTCTCTGACGTCTACATGGCCCGATATCAGAACGGCAAGCTCTACGCGGTCACATATCGGGATAAATAG
- a CDS encoding manganese efflux pump MntP family protein, protein MFIRLILISLGVSADSFAVSIGKGLTVRKLEVRHHWLVGLWFGGFQALFPLIGYFAASLLEDYVTAVDHWIIMGLLGIIGINMIREAVFEPDEEEGTEQGKAGREETDSEETGSKAIAYKEDQPSTQAKEPFSWRNMLPLSIATSIDAFGVGASLALMDVNIWLAVLVIGTVTALASMLGLRIGNLFGARWCKPAQIAGGIILIAMGVQIFMEHLGILP, encoded by the coding sequence GTGTTCATCAGACTCATACTGATTTCCCTAGGCGTGTCCGCAGATTCCTTTGCCGTGTCCATAGGCAAGGGACTCACCGTCCGTAAGCTTGAAGTACGTCATCACTGGTTGGTCGGACTCTGGTTCGGAGGGTTCCAGGCCCTGTTCCCCCTGATCGGTTACTTCGCCGCCTCCCTGCTTGAAGATTATGTAACAGCGGTTGATCACTGGATCATCATGGGACTATTGGGAATCATCGGCATCAACATGATTCGCGAGGCGGTTTTCGAACCCGATGAGGAGGAGGGAACCGAACAGGGCAAGGCAGGCCGGGAAGAAACCGATTCAGAGGAGACCGGATCGAAGGCGATTGCCTACAAGGAGGACCAGCCGTCGACCCAGGCCAAGGAACCCTTCTCCTGGAGGAACATGCTCCCCCTGTCCATCGCCACCAGCATCGATGCCTTCGGGGTCGGTGCCAGCCTGGCCCTGATGGATGTCAATATCTGGCTGGCCGTACTGGTCATAGGAACGGTGACGGCCCTGGCTTCCATGCTCGGCCTGCGAATCGGCAACCTCTTCGGAGCGCGATGGTGCAAGCCGGCCCAGATAGCAGGCGGCATCATACTTATCGCCATGGGCGTCCAGATATTCATGGAGCACCTGGGCATCCTCCCCTGA
- a CDS encoding winged helix-turn-helix transcriptional regulator translates to MTDLTLMTFAKDPATVLPALALLSHRVRVLPLDAASLVKMPEDTVLFIDASDDLANAKTICSLLRASGLTTPIILILSEGGFTVVNAQWGVADVVVQTASPAEVEARLRLVCQRDTPQVQADQHQRITEDQVPTGRVRCGDLVVDTESYTARVHGRPIDLAYKEFELLKYLVQHPGRVFTRAQLLQEVWGYDYYGGTRTVDVHIRRLRAKLGGEYEHLIGTVRNVGYRFDPPESAKAGRGRVQPPSQGDPQTQGPAPSTASPRKGKAEEKKSNDSDQ, encoded by the coding sequence ATGACCGATCTGACGCTGATGACCTTTGCCAAGGATCCCGCGACTGTTCTGCCGGCATTGGCCCTCCTTTCCCATCGCGTCAGGGTCCTCCCCCTGGATGCCGCCTCACTGGTCAAGATGCCCGAGGACACCGTCCTCTTCATCGATGCCAGCGACGACCTGGCGAACGCCAAGACCATCTGCAGCCTGTTACGCGCCTCGGGACTGACAACACCGATCATCCTGATTCTGAGCGAGGGAGGGTTCACCGTGGTCAACGCCCAATGGGGCGTGGCGGACGTGGTGGTCCAAACCGCTTCCCCGGCCGAGGTGGAGGCCCGCCTGCGCCTGGTCTGCCAGCGGGACACCCCCCAGGTCCAGGCCGACCAGCATCAACGCATCACCGAGGATCAGGTCCCCACGGGCCGGGTTCGTTGCGGTGACCTGGTGGTGGATACCGAGAGCTACACGGCCAGGGTTCACGGCCGCCCCATCGATCTGGCCTACAAGGAATTCGAACTGCTCAAGTACCTGGTTCAGCACCCGGGCAGGGTCTTCACCAGGGCCCAACTCCTCCAGGAGGTCTGGGGTTACGACTACTACGGCGGCACCAGAACGGTCGACGTGCACATCCGCCGTCTGAGAGCCAAGCTGGGTGGCGAATACGAACACCTGATCGGGACCGTGAGAAACGTGGGATACCGGTTTGACCCGCCCGAATCAGCGAAGGCAGGCAGGGGTCGGGTACAGCCCCCATCGCAGGGCGACCCCCAAACCCAGGGTCCTGCACCTTCAACCGCCTCACCCCGGAAGGGGAAGGCAGAGGAAAAGAAGTCGAACGACAGTGACCAGTAG
- the nth gene encoding endonuclease III, protein MHAEYDILREVYPEAYCALHFHNPFELLVATVLSAQTTDKRVNSVTPELFERYPDPAAMGGANPLDIEDIIHSVGFYHAKAEHLVGLSRMLVDDFQGTVPKTMEELTQLPGVGRKTANVVLGNAFRIPGFPVDTHVTRVTGRLRWRTDWRSTHPDPVKIEHEICDCFPPEDWTDLSHRLIFHGRQTCHARKPDCLNCPLSATCPSAGILD, encoded by the coding sequence ATGCACGCCGAATATGACATCCTCCGGGAGGTGTACCCGGAAGCCTACTGCGCCCTTCACTTCCACAACCCCTTCGAGCTTCTTGTAGCCACGGTCCTGAGTGCCCAGACCACGGATAAACGGGTCAACTCGGTCACTCCGGAGCTCTTCGAGCGCTACCCTGACCCCGCGGCCATGGGCGGGGCGAACCCCCTCGATATCGAGGACATCATCCACTCCGTGGGGTTCTACCACGCCAAGGCGGAGCACCTGGTGGGACTCTCCCGGATGCTGGTCGACGACTTCCAGGGAACGGTGCCCAAGACCATGGAGGAGCTCACCCAGCTGCCGGGAGTGGGGCGCAAGACCGCCAACGTGGTCCTGGGCAATGCCTTCAGGATTCCCGGCTTCCCTGTGGATACACACGTCACTCGGGTCACGGGCCGGTTGCGGTGGAGGACGGACTGGCGCAGCACCCACCCCGACCCCGTCAAAATCGAGCACGAGATATGTGACTGTTTCCCTCCCGAGGACTGGACCGACCTCTCCCACCGACTGATCTTCCACGGCAGGCAGACCTGCCATGCCCGCAAACCGGATTGTCTGAACTGCCCGCTGTCCGCAACCTGCCCCAGCGCCGGAATCCTGGACTGA